From the Lysinibacillus fusiformis genome, the window TCATCAGCATAAGCACCCTCAGGTTCTAGCTTTAAATATTCTTCTGCAAAGCGTTTAGCATCATGCATGATGCCCACACATCCTGATACTTCTGCCATATAAAATATGATTTCTGGATTATCTGGATCAAGTTGATAGGCATGACGAAGCAGATCATACGCTTCCTCAAAACGTTGACCTTCTAACTCTACTATGGCTAACTGCAAGATAATCATTGGATCGTCGGGACTTAAATCTACCGCACGCTGTAAATATTTATAGGCTTTATTCATTTGTCCACTGTTCATTGCTTGAATTGATTTCTTATAATAATAGTCGCCTGTTGGAATGAACGACACTATATTCGATTGAGTCTCATTTTGACGTTTCTTTTCCAATATATTTCCTCCGAAACAAGAAATAAGGAACGTATTTTACGTTCCTTTACACAGTAATTCCTATTATACCACACAATCAATAATATGCTGTTATTTCTCCTCGTGACGTTTTTCCAACACATGTAGAACATCATAAATGCTTACTTTTTGTTCTTGTAATAGTACTAGGAGATGATAAATTAAATCAGCTGCCTCCCATTTTACTTCCTCTGCATCTCGGTTTTTAGCACCAATGACTACCTCTGTTGCTTCTTCTCCAACCTTTTTACAGATTTTATCGATGCCCTTATCAAATAAATATGTAGTATAAGCTCCTTCTGGCATTTCTTGCTCTCGCTTTTCAATGACACGAGCAAGTTTAGAAACGATGTCCACAGAGCCGACCTTCTCTTTTTGCTGCATAACCTCAGTGAAGCAAGAAATTGTACCATTATGACATGCTGGCCCCATCGGTAGAACCTCCACTACTAACGCATCTTGATCACAATCTGTCTTGATTGACACTACTTTTTGTGTATGACCACTTGTTGCGCCCTTATGCCAAAGCTCTTGACGGGAACGAGAATAAAACCAAGTTTCCCCTGATTCAATTGTTTTAGCTAATGACTCTTTATTCATATAAGCTACTGTTAATACCTCTTTTGTATTGGCATCTTGTACTACAGCTGTAACAAGACCTCTCTCATCAAATTGAATGTTCTCTATCATCTTACTGCCACTCCTTTTTCACGTAAGTATTCTTTTACTTGCGCTACACTTGTTTCTTTGTAATGGAAGATGGAGGCTGCTAGTGCAGCATCTGCATCTACCTCATGTGCTAATACTTCGTAAAAATGTTCGGCATGTCCCGCTCCACCACTAGCAATCACAGGGACTGTCACAGCAGCACGTACTGCTTTAGTTAAGGCTAAATCAAAGCCAGATTTTTCTCCATCTTGATTCATACTTGTTAATAAAATCTCACCAGCTCCTAACCGTACAGCCTCTTTTGCCCACTCAATGGCTGACCAAGTTGTCTTGTTGCGTCCACCATGTGTATAAACCATCCATGTGCCATCTTCTTCACTATAGCGAGCATCTATTGCAACAACGATACATTGTGCACCAAAAAAATCAGAGCCTTCCTGAATAAGAGCGGGCCGCTCCAACGCAGACGTGTTCACGGATACTTTATCAGCACCTGCACGTAATATACGCTTCATATC encodes:
- the hisIE gene encoding bifunctional phosphoribosyl-AMP cyclohydrolase/phosphoribosyl-ATP diphosphatase HisIE; protein product: MIENIQFDERGLVTAVVQDANTKEVLTVAYMNKESLAKTIESGETWFYSRSRQELWHKGATSGHTQKVVSIKTDCDQDALVVEVLPMGPACHNGTISCFTEVMQQKEKVGSVDIVSKLARVIEKREQEMPEGAYTTYLFDKGIDKICKKVGEEATEVVIGAKNRDAEEVKWEAADLIYHLLVLLQEQKVSIYDVLHVLEKRHEEK
- the hisF gene encoding imidazole glycerol phosphate synthase subunit HisF, yielding MLTKRIIPCLDVKEGRVVKGIQFVSIRDAGDPVELAKFYDEQGADELVFLDISASHEGRETMVDVVRQTAATLAIPFTVGGGIRTLDDMKRILRAGADKVSVNTSALERPALIQEGSDFFGAQCIVVAIDARYSEEDGTWMVYTHGGRNKTTWSAIEWAKEAVRLGAGEILLTSMNQDGEKSGFDLALTKAVRAAVTVPVIASGGAGHAEHFYEVLAHEVDADAALAASIFHYKETSVAQVKEYLREKGVAVR